One window of the Thermogemmatispora onikobensis genome contains the following:
- a CDS encoding metal-sensitive transcriptional regulator, with protein sequence MQDERRRDILKRLSYIKGHLDGISKMVEEDKYCVDILRQSYAVRRALEKVEAILLEGHLHTCVPEGIKSGRQEAVIAELLQLFTLAGNHLKAQEAGELPPMEE encoded by the coding sequence GTGCAAGACGAACGCCGTCGTGACATATTGAAACGGCTCTCCTACATCAAGGGCCATCTCGACGGCATCTCCAAGATGGTAGAAGAGGACAAATACTGTGTTGATATCCTACGTCAGAGTTATGCTGTACGTCGGGCACTAGAGAAAGTAGAAGCCATTCTTCTCGAAGGGCATCTGCATACCTGCGTTCCCGAAGGTATTAAGAGTGGGCGTCAGGAGGCCGTCATTGCAGAACTCCTGCAACTTTTTACCCTTGCAGGCAACCACTTGAAGGCCCAGGAGGCTGGTGAGCTGCCTCCTATGGAGGAATGA
- a CDS encoding heavy-metal-associated domain-containing protein encodes MSTASTSVTLISPDISCEHCQRAIESTLGTLQGVERVRVDIADKSIQLSYDPARISLEQIEKQLDEIGYSIVH; translated from the coding sequence ATGAGTACCGCCAGCACCTCGGTGACGCTTATCTCACCAGACATTTCCTGTGAGCACTGTCAGCGAGCCATTGAAAGCACACTGGGTACGCTGCAAGGCGTCGAACGGGTGAGGGTCGACATCGCAGACAAGAGCATCCAGCTCTCCTATGACCCAGCGCGGATCTCGCTCGAGCAAATTGAAAAGCAGCTCGACGAAATCGGCTATAGCATTGTCCACTGA